The Streptomyces collinus DNA segment CGCACTGCGTGCCGTCGAGTCGCTGCTGATGAGCAGCGGTCAGCGCACCGCCCGCCGCAACGCGTGGACCTCCGTGCTGGAGGACCGCCGTCGCGCCAAGGACCGGGTCGAGACGCAGCGCGTCATCGAGCAGTCCCTGTCCGTCCGTCCCTGACCCCCGCCCCTTCCCGGCCCTCCCCCAGGGGCCCCCGCGAGCACTGCCG contains these protein-coding regions:
- a CDS encoding SCO2195 family GlnR-regulated protein, giving the protein MQAAPPVRATAIPSFTTALRAVESLLMSSGQRTARRNAWTSVLEDRRRAKDRVETQRVIEQSLSVRP